The sequence below is a genomic window from Glycine max cultivar Williams 82 chromosome 20, Glycine_max_v4.0, whole genome shotgun sequence.
GAAGAATTTTCATATGATCCTAATAGTGATACATTCATAACACCAAATAACTATGAACCAGCATATCAGCCTCCATCACCAAACCAACCAAGTCCACCATCCCACCCCCCTTTAGATTCAGAGGTTCccatagaaaaacaaaactgtcacAAGCGAAGGAGATCCGAGTATGGAGGGAGTTCAAGCGCTGTTGGGATCAACAATCAAGGCAACGTTCTGGAAAATCTTTCTGTTGGCATTGAGACTATtgctgtgaattttgaaaaaatatccaacatgatggagaaaagagaaaaagatagagaTAGAGATAGAGAGCTCGAGGGTATTATTTGGgatgttataaaagaaattccAAATTTGGATGACATAACGCGTTTCAAGACAGCTGAATTGTTAAATACTAAAgcaaaaaaggattttttcttgaagatgtcacCGGAAGAACGCTCATCTTGGATAAACTTTAAGTTagggaataattaatattttgatcatctattattaacatattattttaaacatcgTGAGTTTGTTGAACTATATCTTTTGGGTCTCTATTTTGGTTGAattatttggtttgttttttggtCGAACTATTATGGTTGTATTTTGGTTGAaatatttggtttgttttttggttGAACTATTATGGTTGAAGTATTTAggttatatattttgtgaaattgTTGTGGTTAaactttagttatatttattttatatatgaatttgtatTAACTTTGATATTGACTTATAACCATGACCATGACCATGACATGGTTTAGAATTTCtatcgtttttattttctttattcaaacattataatttatttatcatctttttcattcacttttgtaacttccgttatttttttgtttaaaatgtattaatctttcaaaatcttaaaaatccataaagtactttgaaatcttaaaaatctatgttagaaatccattaaaatcttgGGTTAAAAATCCTGAttgtaaaaagtcttttaaaaaaaatcttttaaaatcccacaaaatcaatacaatcccacataatcttttaaaatcttcaagattgtttttgtcaaaatattctCTCAAAATCCCAATCCAATACACCCCCCTAAATTATTTGCAGCTttagttattttcattttaatattttgagacCATGGTGCAAGTTTGGATTAGCTTATGGATATACATATTGTTTTATAGGCACTTTTGATATTGTTCTTCAATCAGAATTAAAGCTTTATCATAGTAAACTATGTTGACATTTAATACAAACctttattaattgaattttcaacgtgaaaaattagttttaattggaGAATAACACGCTCAAAAAGTATACAAGGAAATACATCTAAATTTTGCCCTTACTGTAtttgttagaaaaataattagcaACAGAAGAAACAGTGGGGTTGTTTTGGGGGCATGAGATGAGTTGATAAATTGTAGGAGAATTCTCTATTTTTATGATATGATTAATTGCAAATCTATGAGTTGTGCACACGGCAGGACATTTACTCTAATCAGTAGACAAACCATTTAAGATGCTGATTTTTTAGCCCACATTTAACCTGAAGATTAAACAGGTTTGTTGGCAGTCTCCCCAGGCTTGCCCATGTAAGATTTTTGGGTGAGTTTGGTTgtgggaaagaaaaataaaattgacaaaagatatttaaataaaatagagagaaaGATGTGTGagattcatattattttttgaaaatttaatctTGAATAATTAATCCTTCCCCATAACCAAACAAGCACTTAGAGTTGGAATCTACTTTCAAGTACAATATCAGTATATACACgttaaaaatttattctctTTGAAATTTGGGAACAAAACATTCAAAATCACAAATTCTATTATatgaccatttttattttcGGATTTTGAAATTTCGGCCACGTATACAAATACTCACCAACAAGTGTTACTAACAGTTTTTATATGAAGAAAACAACAccgtattaaaaaaatcttcatgTTTGTCACCGTATGATTTCAGGCAACGACGTGCCTGTATTATAAAATAACACTGAAGGATGGTAAGTTTTCAAATGTTAATTAGAGTTTTCGTTTTTGTATTATAATAGTGAAGGGTTGCAGCCCCGAGAGCTACAAGGCacttaataaattgaaaaatgagCACAAAAAATGTCaaacataatgaaaaaaaagcaagactttgtgaCTGATATTTGAAggagaatttattttatttcgttgcTTTTACTTAGACTTTAGAAGCCTAGAAGGTAAGTAGAAAAACAAGACCTGGTCAAATAATCCTgacgaaaaagaaaaatcaaaataggCACCACAAATTTCCAAACTGAAAAAACggtgaaaaagagaaggaaaacgtagccaaaaataaaatattaaaaaaaataggtacGTAGGtctctcaaaaaaaataaagttttttttttttacttgctaAAAGGAGAGATAATTTTGAAACGTGGGAGAACATGAAATTGGAAAAGGACCCGAACTCCATGGAAATTTTGGACTGGGCTGAATTGGGATGGGGAAAGAGCTATTTGGACTGGGCTAAATTTGAATAATGAAGGGGAtgatttctaaatttaaaaacatttattatttaattgaagggaaaatataagtaaacataggagattaaaaatagaaatatttgttttattttttttaaaattaattttcctttttatactTCATCAAAGAAATAGTAAGTAATTGAAGGTTGAGGGTCGTGTGATTGACTGaaaatttataaacaatttaaataatttaagataaaaatagtttgaaattaagtgattcaaattcaaactttttatcttataagtaaccttataataattttgtaatataatattgaaattatattttcacttttaataaaaatgatttttaagaacaaaaacTACATTTtccttagtttttaaaatatagctaaaaatttcaaaattaaataagaaactcATTTAATTCCAATTTGgtcaaacaatttttattttgaaatttatatatttttaaaaaaattaaaaaaattacaaccacTCCAATGATACTCcaaaaattctgttttaattaCCCAAATGAACTTGTTTATACTCTATAAAAGGCAATCCTAATCTCTCCTGTCCACACACCCCAGCGTTCTGCATTTTCATGTAGGATATATCTTCAAATCTTATAAGCTGAACGTATATAATTGATGATTCCCacttatgcattttttttttacacatgttATTATTGATacgtgaaattttttatatctctTTATTTCTCATCAAATGAATGAcatattcttttgaaaattCTAGTTATTCTTAGCATGATATTagaaaaatttattgttattaccCAAACAAGCATAAATTGTATCATAGATTAAATCAGACATATAATTATTGAAACAATTGTTGAAGATTCAAATAATGAACatgtaaatataataacttATACATTATTCTATATCCCGATGATTCAGAAACTTTTGCTTGTATTGTATTATTTGGTCTAGGTACCAAAATTGATAACATTCAAGATTATGCTGATTATGCATGCAAGATTTTTATTCAtatgttgataattaatttttgtcaaaaaaacttaatttttttcaattatatttttttcacttactAGCTTCAAATCGAGACCTTATTGAATTCAATATCTGAAATCCACAACATATTCATTCCTATTTATGCAATTGATATATACTAGGGGGCGACAAACAAATTATTAGGATGTGTTGGTTAAATTTGTCCATGTAAAAAGTAGTACTACTAAAGAAAAACTAATGCACAATCCCATAAACACAATGAAGTAAAAAGTTTTCAAGCAAAGCAAAGTACAAACAATCTTTTGCCGCGCTTGATTAGTTGATTGTGAAATCTGACGTACCACGATGAATAAGCACGTTTCTTTCAGTGTGAATTGGACTTTTTTCCCATGGAGTGGATGAAAAGCATTTGTAGTGGGGGGGTAGAAGCGCAACAAGTCCCACATGGAGTGGATGAAAAGCATTTGTAGTGTTTATAAGGAAATGAGAAGAAGAGTGTGAGCACTGGGCGTGGTAACTCATGCTTGTAACCCAAGTGGGAGTATTAAAGTGTTGGAAAGGATATTGGTCCGGTGGCTTTGGTGGGGGTTGAGGCTTCAAGCAGCCTTGAAGGGAGTGCCCTTACTCTAATGTTACGGCATCATTCTAATTGAAAAGGATCAACCAGCAAACATAGGAATAAGGCCAGAGGCCTTGCAGACCATTGAAAACCTTTGATCTCTTGTTCACAAGCAGTGTGTAAGGGTTGTCTCTTGCGCTGACCTCGTTCTTCTAGCCGCACGCGATGCTGTTTCTCTCGTAcgtaattcattttatttatttcacccACGCATCCTCTCCTATATTCAGATTCTGTACCAAGAATATTATTGATCATTTATTAGTTTTTGCCcttttttttcatctcaaaAGTAAATAGTCAGAAAAATCATCAGATCTATGTATATTTGAAAAAACACATCGTCAACTCCCCTATTAATATAGAAAATGGAATTAGAATGAAGGTACGACCCATTAAAAGTTATGTGTATACAtagaagataagaaaataaagaataaaatttatagtATGATATATAACAGCTTCATTATTTGAAACGTGTTGGATGATTGACAttgcatttaaataattatttccatttatttttacttgtttttCATCACTTTTATTACGtacacattttaaaaatactctaaaaaaaaatcaattttgcatcgttttaattgtgaaaaaaattataaaaaaaaaactctcctTTCGACGAAGTCATCTTTTAAAGGATCATTTTTGCCATACATCACTTTAAACACAAAAAAGGGGTGGTATAGTTATCATCTAGTAGTACCACTGTCacaacactttttctttttctatcgtTGGTACAAAAAACCACGAcactttaacaataaaatactATCCATATTAATTATCACTCTCCATATTTCTACGATCACCTTGACCTCACTTTAACTAAAGCCAAGAATATTTAACACACAAAGCAAGTAGGGTATTCTACAAAGAATCATAATTagcaattaaaaaatcaataacttTTTCCCCATAAAATACACtttaatgtataataaattaaaaagttaaactaatagtatttt
It includes:
- the LOC102661339 gene encoding uncharacterized protein At2g29880; its protein translation is MKWFRNQYNMMSTLMRNNSGFGWDPIGKTFTAHEDVWKDYLKSHPSHSKLRGKSMVDYEYLKIVVGGGVSSGNNSISVDPDDTDATTFEPENRTVGIEEFSYDPNSDTFITPNNYEPAYQPPSPNQPSPPSHPPLDSEVPIEKQNCHKRRRSEYGGSSSAVGINNQGNVLENLSVGIETIAVNFEKISNMMEKREKDRDRDRELEGIIWDVIKEIPNLDDITRFKTAELLNTKAKKDFFLKMSPEERSSWINFKLGNN